The genome window GTTCAGCTCGGGCGCGGCGCGGAACGCCGCCCCGAGGCCCACGACCACCGCGATGAGCAGGGCGAAGATCAGGAGCAGGGTGGCGAAGATGGCGCCGCGCTGGCCGCGGGTGAGCGCCACCGCCCGCGCCCACGCGGTGCGCACCGTCGCGTTCTCGAGCACGACGACGGAGTCGACCACCGCCACCCGCATGACGAGTACGGTGGCGAGCACGCCGAGGGCGAGGGCGATCATCCCGCCCGCGGCGCTGCCGCCGCCGCGTCCGCCGAGGGTCAGAGCCAGCCCGACGGGCAGGGCGAGAACGGCGTAGATCACGAAGCGCACGAGCACGAGGCGCGGCCACGCGCGCAGCCCCTCCCCGAGCGCCGCCCCGTAGGGCACGGGCAGGCCGGCCTTGATGCGCGCCAGCGCCGAGACGATGGAGGCGACGACGAGGGGATCGAACACCGCCTGAAGGAAGAACGCGATGCGCAGGGACTGAAAGGTGGGATCGGAGGCGGGCCCGAAGAACTCGAGGTAGTTCAGCGCGACGTGGCCGGGCAGCCACACCGTGAGCACGAGCAGGGTGAAGAGGTAGAGATGCGTGGCGAGGAGGCGAACGGTCTCGCCGAGGACTCCCGACACCTACTTGACCTTGGCGCCCGGCGGAAGATCCCGGTCCAGCGCGATCAGCGCGAGCGTGGTATCGCTCGAGCCCGCGAGGACCATGCCATTGGACTCGATGCCCATGAGCGTGGCGGGCTCGAGATTCGCCACCACCACAATCTTGCGGCCTATCAACGCCTCAGGCGCATAGTGCTCGGCGATGCCCGCCACGAGCGTGCGCGGCTCGCCGCCGACCTTGACGGTGAGCTTGAGCAGCTTCTTGGACTTGGCGACCCGCTCCGCCGCGAGCACCTCGGCCACCCGCAGATCCACCTTCTGGAAGTCGGCGAGGGAGATCTTGCCGGCGCCCCCCGTCTCCCCCTGGGCGGAGGGCGCTCTCGCCGCCGCCGTGGCTTCTACCGCCTTGGTATCGACCCTCGGGAACAGCCCCGAGAGCTTCTGCACCCGCGCGCCCGCGGCGAGCCCGCCCCATGTCGCGTCAGCCAGGCTGGGCGAGGGCGCGCCGATGGCGCCGCGGATCTTCCCGGCCGCCTGGGGCAGGAACGGGTCGAGCAGCACGCCGATCACACGCAGGGCCTCGCCCAGCGTCCACAGCACGGTGCGGAGCCGCTCCGCTTTGGCCGGGTTCTTCGCGAGCGTCCACGGCGCCTGGGCATCCACGTAGCGGTTCACGCCGCCAATGAAGTGCCAGATCGCCTCCATCGCGCGATAGAAGGCGAATTCATCCATCGCGGTCGCCACCTCGTCGACGGCGCGGCGCCAGGCCTCGCGCAGGGCGGATTCCTCGGGGCTCTCCCCGCCCGGCGCGGGCACCACCCCGCCCGCAAAGTTCGCGATCACGGTGGTGGCACGGCTCACCAGGTTGCCGAGGTCGTTGGCAAGGTCGGCGTTGAGGCGGCCCACCACCGCCTCCTCGCTGAAGTCGGCGTCGAGACCGAAGTGCATCTCGCGCAGCACGAAGTAGCGGATGACCTCGCTGCCGTACTTCTCGGCGAGCGTCCAAGCCCCCACGACGTTGCCGAGGGACTTGGACATCTTGCGGCCCTCGACCGACCAGTAACCGTGCACGCGCAGGCCCTTGTAGAGCGGCAGGTCCGCGGCCCAGAGCATGGTGGGCCAGTAGACGCCGTGCGCCTTGACGATGTCCTTCCCGATCAGGTGAATGGCCGGCCAGAAGGTCTTGTACTTCTCGTCGTCGGGATAGCCGAGCGCAGAGACGTAGTTGATGAGCGCGTCGAACCAGACGTAGGTGACGTGCTGGTCGTCGAAGGGCAGTGGAATGCCCCAGCTCAGCCGCGCCCGCGGGCGGCTGATCGAGAGATCCTGGAGCGGCTCGCGCAGGAAGCCCAGCACCTCGTTGCGGTAACGCTCCGGCTGGATGAACTCCGGATGGTCCTCGAGGTGCTTGATCAGGCGCGCCTGGTACTTCGACATCCGGAAGAGGTAGTTGTCCTCCTTGATGAAAGTGAGCGGGGTCTGGTGGTCCGGGCACTTCCCGTCCACGATCTCCTTCTCGGTGTAGAAGCGCTCGCAGCCGTAGCAGTACTGGCCGGAGTATTCCCCGAGATAGATCTCGCCCTTGTCCCAGAGGCGCTGCAGGATCTGCTGCACCACCTTCTGGTGCCGCGGCTCGGTGGTGCGGATGAAGTCGTCGTTGGTGATGCCGAGCCGCCGCCACTCCTCCTTGTAGAGCTCGGCGATGCGGTCCACGAAGGCCTGCGGCGAGATACCTTCCTTCTCCGCGACCTGCGCCATCTTGTCGCCGTGCTCGTCGGTCCCGGTGAGGAACCACACGCGGTCACCGCGCATGCGGTGATAGCGGCACATCGCGTCCGCCATCATGGTAGTGCCCGCGCTGCCGAGATGCGGCGCGGCATTGGGATAGTAGATCGGCGTGGTGAGGTAGAACACGTCCTGGCTCATGGCGCGCGAGCGGCCGCCGGTCACTCCGGCTTGATGTGCGGCCGGCCCTCCCACGTCACCTGCTCCAGCGGCACCTCCGCCTCGGTGCCGTCCTGGAAGCCGACCAGCACCGCCTGCTTGAGCACGCGGAGCGACTTGATCCGGCCGGTCATGCAGCCGGAGCCGCCGCACTCCGCCTGGCAGGGCGTTCCCACCTTGGGCAGGCGCTTGCGCAGCTCCTCGTAGGTCGAGAACTCGTAGAGGAGGCAGCACTTGAGGCGCCCGCAGTTGCCGAGGAGGCGGCTGTCGGTCAGCGGCATGTCCTGAGCCTTGGCCATCTTCACCGAGATCGGGTCGAACTTCTTCAGGTGCGAAGAGCAGCAGAGCTGCCGTCCGCACGGCCCGATGCCGTCCATGAGCTTGGTGGTGTCGCGCGCGCCGATCTGCTTCATCTCGATGCGCGCGTGGAACTCGTGGGCGAGGTCCCGCACGAGATCGCGGAAGTCCACCCGGTCCTCCGAATTGAACGCCACCGTGACGCGGCGGCTGCCAATCTCGATGGCCACGTCCACGATCTTGATGCGCAGGCCCCGGTTGTGGGCGAGGCGCTGGCTCGTCTCCACGCCGCGCAGCTCACGCTGCCGCCGCCCGCGCCAGTCCTCGGCCTCATCGCGGCTGGCCCGGCGGATGACTCGGCGATACAGACGGTCCTTCCTGAACTCCGGCAGGGGCCGCTGCGGCCGGCGCACCTCGCCTACCGCGGTGCCGCCGCCCGTCTCCACCACGCAGAAGTCGCCCACGTGGAGATCGGTCTCGGAGGTGAGATAGTCCTCGGCCATCAGCGGCTCGCGGAGGCGGATGCCGATCAGGTACTGGGCGGGGCTCTCGGCGAGGGGGACGGCGGGAGTGCCCAAGGTGTCGGGGGTCTCGAATTCCTGGCTCATGCCTTGATCTTACGCCGCCTTGCCCGGGAGTTGGCTCAGGAGCACCTCGACGGTGAGGCGGGGTGAGACATTGCCCGCGATGGCCTGGGTGGCCTCGCGGCACGCGCGGAGCCCGCCCACGATGGCGTCCAGCGAGAGCGCGGCCGCCCGCGCCCGCACCTCGCCCGCCCGATTCGCGAAGACCAGCGGGGCGCCGGGATCCGCGTGCGCGGCCAGGAGGTCGCGATACCACAGCCAGCATGTCTCTACCACCGTCTCGGCGGCCTCGCGATCGCGCCCCAGGGCCTCGCCGCCCGCCAGCACCGCCGTGCCGCCCTCCGCCTCGACCTTGGCGAGGAGCGCGAGGGCGGCCGCACGCTCCTCACCGCGCCCGTCGGGAAGCAAGGCCAGCGCGCCCTCGGGGGTGGCGGGGAGGAAGCGCACGATCTGGCAGCGCGAGAGCACCGTCGCGGGCAGCGCGCGAAGCTGGGCCAGGATCAGGATGATCACGGTACGGGCGGGCGGCTCCTCGAGCGTCTTGAGGAAGGCCTGCGGCGTCGCCAGCGTCATCGTGTCGGCCTCGTCCACGATGAACACCTTCACCGGCGACTCGACGGGTCGAAGCGAGGCCAGACGCTCGAGCTCGCGGATACTGTCCACGCGGATCGCGAGCGCGCCCTTGGGATTCGACTCGGGCGGCGTGGGCTGGATCAGGTGCACGTCGGGATGCACGCCGCGCGAGATACGCTCGGTGGCGCGCGCCGCGGCCGCGCCGCCGCGGCCCACGAGGGCGGCGGCGAACGCCTGCGCGGCCGCCTTGCGCCCTGAGCCCGCGGAGCCCACGAAGGCGTAGGCATGCGCCACGTGGTCGCTCGCCACGGCGTGACGCAGGAGCTCCGCCGCCTGCGGCTGGCCCGCGAGCGCAGCGAAGACGTCCGCCTCAGGCGCCACGCGCCGCTCCCCGGCGGCCGAGGAACTCGTCCACCACGCGCGCGATGTCCCCATGCACGAGGTCGGGATCCCGCGCGGCGTCGAACACGAGCACGCGCCGCTTGTCGGCGCGTGCGATCTCGAGATAGCCCTCGCGGACTCTCTGATGGAACGCGACGTCCATGCGCTCGAAGGCGTCCAGCGGCCGGCCGGCGATGCGGCGCACGCCCACGGCGGGATCCAGGTCGAGCAGCAGGGTGAGATCGGGCAGGAGCCCGCCGGTGGCCAGCGCATTCAGCTCGTGAATGGTCTGGAGGTCCAGTCCCTGGCCGTAGCCCTGATAGGCGAGCGTGGCGTCGGTGTAGCGGTCGGAGAGCGCCACCGCCCCCCGCGCCAGCGCGGGCTGTATCACCCGCGCCACGTGCTCCTGGCGGGCAGCGAGGAAGAGAAAGGCCTGGGTGAGCGGGCTCGGCCGCGGCTCGAGCTCGAAGAGGCTTCGGACAGCCTGGCCGAGGGCGGTTCCGTCGGGCTCGCTGGTCTCCACCACCTCGAGACCCCGGGCACGCAGGAGCGCGGCGAGACGGCGGCACTGTGTGCTCTTCCCGGAGCCCTCGACTCCCTCGACGGTGATGAGAGCGCCGCGCATGGCGACACTCTAACACATTGAAATTGGGAGCCTGCGGAGAGGCTAGCGCCTGCGGAGCACGCCCTGGGTGAGCTTGTGGAGATCCGTGATCGTGAAGGGCTTGGAGATCCAGGGCACCCGCGTGGCGGTAAGGAACTCCTCGTTGCCGGGGTCAAGGGCGCTCCCCGTGACGTAGACGATGCGCTGGACCATCTCGGGGTGGCCCTTCTCGAGCTCATGGTAGAGGCCCTTGCCGTCCAAGACTGGCATCCGGAGATCGCTGACGATCAAGTCATACGTCCCGGCGGCGAGCTTCTCCAACGCCGCGCGGCCCGTATTCACGGTATCCACGTCATGGCCATCGGCCATGAGCATGTCTCCGATCAGCCCGGCAATGATCGGCTCATCCTCCACCACGAGGATGCGCTTGCCCCGAACCGCCTCTTGGCTGGCCATGAAGAAGGTACGTCCTCCCTGTACCCCCCTGAATAAGCAACTCCCGAGCCACAGATAAGACCTTATCTATCAGTAAGTTGCACAAGTTACCCCGCCGGTCGATCTGCAGGATTCGTCAGGGGCCCCCGAAATCGGAGGTGCGGGACAACCGAGGAGGAAGGGGGCCTTAGAGCCCGTGAATCGGGAAGATTTGCTCGCGAATGCTTCGCACTTGGCGCGCGGCGAACTCCACCGCCCAGCGCCGCGTGTCGGGGTCGAGCTCGCCAGGCGGGTCCGACAGCGTCAGGGATTCCAGGCCCAGCTCGCGCAGGTCGCGGTGTAGCGCGGCCGGGATGGGCTCAGGCAGGGTCAGGTTGTTGATGGTCGCCCAGGCCCCCGTCCACGCGCGCGCGACGTTGGCGAGGTCGTAGCCGCCCCCGCCCAGGGCCACGATGCGCGGGGCAAATTCGAGGAGCCGAC of Candidatus Methylomirabilota bacterium contains these proteins:
- the tmk gene encoding dTMP kinase; this encodes MRGALITVEGVEGSGKSTQCRRLAALLRARGLEVVETSEPDGTALGQAVRSLFELEPRPSPLTQAFLFLAARQEHVARVIQPALARGAVALSDRYTDATLAYQGYGQGLDLQTIHELNALATGGLLPDLTLLLDLDPAVGVRRIAGRPLDAFERMDVAFHQRVREGYLEIARADKRRVLVFDAARDPDLVHGDIARVVDEFLGRRGAARGA
- the metG gene encoding methionine--tRNA ligase → MSQDVFYLTTPIYYPNAAPHLGSAGTTMMADAMCRYHRMRGDRVWFLTGTDEHGDKMAQVAEKEGISPQAFVDRIAELYKEEWRRLGITNDDFIRTTEPRHQKVVQQILQRLWDKGEIYLGEYSGQYCYGCERFYTEKEIVDGKCPDHQTPLTFIKEDNYLFRMSKYQARLIKHLEDHPEFIQPERYRNEVLGFLREPLQDLSISRPRARLSWGIPLPFDDQHVTYVWFDALINYVSALGYPDDEKYKTFWPAIHLIGKDIVKAHGVYWPTMLWAADLPLYKGLRVHGYWSVEGRKMSKSLGNVVGAWTLAEKYGSEVIRYFVLREMHFGLDADFSEEAVVGRLNADLANDLGNLVSRATTVIANFAGGVVPAPGGESPEESALREAWRRAVDEVATAMDEFAFYRAMEAIWHFIGGVNRYVDAQAPWTLAKNPAKAERLRTVLWTLGEALRVIGVLLDPFLPQAAGKIRGAIGAPSPSLADATWGGLAAGARVQKLSGLFPRVDTKAVEATAAARAPSAQGETGGAGKISLADFQKVDLRVAEVLAAERVAKSKKLLKLTVKVGGEPRTLVAGIAEHYAPEALIGRKIVVVANLEPATLMGIESNGMVLAGSSDTTLALIALDRDLPPGAKVK
- a CDS encoding response regulator, whose amino-acid sequence is MASQEAVRGKRILVVEDEPIIAGLIGDMLMADGHDVDTVNTGRAALEKLAAGTYDLIVSDLRMPVLDGKGLYHELEKGHPEMVQRIVYVTGSALDPGNEEFLTATRVPWISKPFTITDLHKLTQGVLRRR
- the ricT gene encoding regulatory iron-sulfur-containing complex subunit RicT; its protein translation is MSQEFETPDTLGTPAVPLAESPAQYLIGIRLREPLMAEDYLTSETDLHVGDFCVVETGGGTAVGEVRRPQRPLPEFRKDRLYRRVIRRASRDEAEDWRGRRQRELRGVETSQRLAHNRGLRIKIVDVAIEIGSRRVTVAFNSEDRVDFRDLVRDLAHEFHARIEMKQIGARDTTKLMDGIGPCGRQLCCSSHLKKFDPISVKMAKAQDMPLTDSRLLGNCGRLKCCLLYEFSTYEELRKRLPKVGTPCQAECGGSGCMTGRIKSLRVLKQAVLVGFQDGTEAEVPLEQVTWEGRPHIKPE